One Arthrobacter sp. StoSoilB20 DNA segment encodes these proteins:
- a CDS encoding ATP-binding cassette domain-containing protein, whose protein sequence is MTDKLNPELTATPESTEESLQTRANTIVKAADHATPLELSRVTIHYGGDKGGAEEVDVVDDFNLTLHAGEMHCIAGRSGSGKTSILTVSAGLTLPTSGKVFWEGLPLETMGDDEIADRRRALIGYVDQGGALIDGMSALENVLLPAVPDGEVEQRTEMAKDLLDLVGLGRRMRHRPAQLSGGERQRVAIARALILGTRVLVVDEPTASLDRAAANRIIGILKDTTSDGIAVLVASHDHELVRLSDTLTELN, encoded by the coding sequence ATGACTGACAAACTCAACCCCGAGCTGACGGCCACCCCGGAATCCACGGAAGAGTCGCTGCAGACCCGCGCCAACACGATCGTGAAGGCCGCTGACCACGCAACTCCCTTGGAACTGAGCCGCGTGACCATCCATTACGGTGGCGACAAAGGCGGCGCCGAGGAAGTGGACGTCGTCGACGACTTCAACCTCACCCTCCACGCCGGTGAGATGCACTGCATCGCCGGCCGAAGCGGTTCCGGCAAGACGAGCATCCTGACGGTGAGCGCCGGACTGACGCTCCCGACGTCGGGCAAGGTCTTTTGGGAGGGCCTGCCTCTGGAGACCATGGGCGATGACGAAATCGCCGACCGTCGCCGTGCACTCATCGGATATGTGGACCAGGGCGGCGCCTTGATCGACGGCATGAGCGCCCTGGAGAACGTCCTGCTTCCCGCCGTGCCTGACGGCGAAGTGGAGCAGCGGACCGAGATGGCCAAGGACCTCCTGGACCTGGTGGGCCTGGGACGCCGCATGCGCCACCGTCCCGCCCAGCTCTCCGGTGGTGAACGCCAGCGTGTGGCTATTGCCCGTGCCCTGATCCTGGGTACCCGCGTACTGGTGGTGGACGAGCCCACGGCCAGCTTGGACCGGGCCGCGGCCAACCGCATCATCGGGATCCTCAAGGACACCACCAGTGATGGCATCGCCGTGCTGGTGGCCTCCCACGACCACGAACTGGTCCGGCTCAGCGATACGCTGACGGAACTAAACTAA
- the metG gene encoding methionine--tRNA ligase: MTSPEKSPFYITTAISYPNGVPHIGHAYEVIATDAMARFKRLDGHEVFFMTGTDEHGLKMQQSAEKEGITAKQLADRNSAAFQQMSKDLGISHDRFIRTTDPDHYAASQAIWKKMEANGDIYLSKYEGWYSVRDEAYYVEDDTVVKDDGLRYSKETDTLVTWTAEESYFFRLSNYQEKLLELYEAQPEFGAPQSRFNEVISFVKRGLEDLSISRTTFDWGVPVPGDEKHVMYVWVDALTNYLTGVGYPDIESESFRKFWPADVHVIGKDISRFHAIYWPAFLLSAGLELPQRVMIHGFLTNNGVKMSKSLGNVVAPQDFVAQYGLDQCRYFFLREVPFGADGNYNHEAIVGRMNSDLANNFGNLAQRSLSMVAKNCEGKVPVPGAFTAEDTALLAQAGELLETARSAFDKQEFSRALEAIWTVLGDTNAYFAEQAPWVLRKTDIERMNTVLYVTLEVVRIVAILAQPVMPSSSAKLLEVLGQAEGEARQFAAIATPIVAGTQLPAPAPVFPRYEEPAEA; this comes from the coding sequence GTGACGTCTCCAGAGAAATCCCCGTTCTACATCACCACCGCAATCAGCTACCCCAACGGCGTGCCGCACATCGGCCACGCCTACGAGGTCATTGCCACCGATGCCATGGCGCGTTTCAAGCGCCTTGACGGCCATGAAGTGTTCTTCATGACCGGGACGGACGAGCACGGACTCAAGATGCAGCAGTCTGCCGAGAAGGAAGGCATCACTGCCAAGCAACTCGCGGACCGCAATTCCGCTGCCTTCCAGCAGATGAGCAAGGACCTGGGTATCTCCCACGACCGTTTCATCCGCACCACCGATCCCGATCACTATGCCGCTTCCCAAGCCATTTGGAAGAAGATGGAAGCCAACGGCGACATCTACCTCTCCAAATACGAAGGCTGGTACTCGGTCCGTGACGAGGCGTACTACGTCGAGGACGACACCGTAGTGAAGGATGACGGGCTCCGCTACTCCAAGGAGACTGACACCCTGGTCACCTGGACTGCTGAGGAGAGCTACTTCTTCCGGCTCTCCAACTACCAGGAAAAGCTTCTCGAGCTGTATGAGGCTCAGCCTGAATTCGGCGCACCGCAGTCCCGCTTCAACGAGGTCATCAGCTTCGTCAAGCGTGGTCTTGAGGACTTGTCGATCAGCCGCACCACCTTCGACTGGGGTGTTCCTGTTCCGGGCGATGAGAAGCACGTCATGTACGTCTGGGTTGACGCCCTCACCAACTACCTCACCGGCGTTGGCTACCCGGATATCGAGTCTGAATCCTTCAGGAAGTTCTGGCCCGCTGACGTCCACGTGATCGGCAAGGACATCTCGCGTTTCCATGCCATCTACTGGCCTGCGTTCTTGTTGAGCGCCGGACTGGAGCTGCCACAACGCGTCATGATCCACGGCTTCCTCACCAACAACGGCGTCAAGATGTCCAAGTCCCTCGGCAACGTGGTGGCCCCCCAGGATTTCGTAGCCCAGTACGGGCTGGACCAGTGCCGGTACTTCTTCCTCCGCGAAGTTCCTTTCGGTGCTGACGGCAACTACAACCACGAGGCAATCGTGGGCCGCATGAATTCGGACCTCGCCAACAACTTCGGAAACCTTGCCCAGCGTTCGTTGTCCATGGTGGCGAAGAACTGCGAAGGCAAGGTTCCGGTACCGGGCGCCTTCACTGCGGAGGACACTGCCTTGCTGGCACAGGCGGGGGAGTTGCTGGAGACAGCCCGCTCCGCCTTTGACAAGCAGGAATTCAGCAGGGCGCTGGAAGCCATCTGGACCGTGCTGGGCGACACCAACGCCTACTTTGCCGAGCAGGCCCCGTGGGTCCTGCGGAAGACGGACATCGAGCGTATGAACACGGTCCTGTACGTCACGTTGGAGGTAGTGAGGATCGTGGCGATCCTCGCCCAGCCGGTCATGCCGTCGTCGTCCGCCAAACTGCTTGAGGTGCTCGGCCAGGCCGAAGGTGAGGCCAGGCAGTTCGCCGCAATCGCCACGCCGATCGTTGCGGGCACACAGTTGCCGGCTCCGGCACCCGTCTTCCCCCGCTACGAGGAGCCCGCCGAGGCGTAA